In Aureibaculum algae, the following are encoded in one genomic region:
- a CDS encoding alpha-amylase family glycosyl hydrolase → MKKYIIPLLVSFILFSCSNKKEQKPTEITESKTPFVWEAANLYFLLTDRFNNGDPANDINFERTEEAAKLRGFEGGDIKGITQKIKEGYFTDLGINAIWMTPIVEQIHGGTNEGTGITYGFHGYWTKDWTAIDPNFGTKEDVKELVEVAHKNGIRILLDAVINHTGPVTEKDPVWPAEWVRTAPACTYEDYESTTACTLVENLPDIKTESNEEVGLPPQLVEKWKKEGRYAQEVKELDAFFERTGYPRAPRYYIIKWLTDYITEFGIDGYRVDTVKHTEENVWQEFRTACDVAFAEWKKNNPEKVLDDTNFYMVGEVYNYGISAGKAFDFGDKKVNYFDKSFNALINFELKYDATKTYDSIFVKYDSLLNTTLKGYSVLNYLTSHDDGQPFDPERKKSEQTANILYLTPGTSQTYYGDESARDLIIEGTQGDATLRSFMNWDSINANAKTNGILLHWQKLGNFRNSHPAVGAGRHKKISDTPYVFSRVYTKGDFTDTVVIGLDLPKGKKEIKVSSVFKEGMELHEAYSNTSVKVENGKVIMNSNYTIVLLEPLIM, encoded by the coding sequence ATGAAGAAATACATAATACCGCTATTAGTTTCTTTTATCCTTTTCAGTTGTTCAAACAAAAAAGAACAAAAACCTACAGAAATAACAGAATCGAAAACTCCGTTTGTCTGGGAAGCAGCAAATCTATATTTTTTATTAACGGATAGATTTAATAATGGAGACCCAGCTAATGATATTAATTTTGAACGCACTGAAGAAGCTGCTAAATTAAGAGGTTTTGAAGGAGGAGATATAAAAGGTATCACACAGAAAATTAAAGAAGGTTATTTTACTGATTTAGGTATTAATGCGATTTGGATGACACCAATAGTAGAGCAAATTCACGGTGGTACAAATGAAGGAACAGGAATTACTTATGGTTTTCATGGGTATTGGACAAAAGATTGGACAGCTATTGATCCGAATTTTGGAACGAAAGAAGACGTCAAAGAATTGGTAGAAGTTGCTCATAAAAATGGAATACGGATTTTATTAGATGCCGTAATAAATCATACCGGTCCTGTGACTGAAAAGGACCCGGTTTGGCCTGCCGAATGGGTACGAACAGCACCTGCTTGTACCTACGAAGATTATGAAAGTACTACTGCGTGTACGTTAGTTGAAAACCTACCAGATATTAAAACAGAAAGCAATGAAGAGGTTGGCTTACCTCCTCAATTGGTCGAAAAATGGAAGAAAGAAGGACGCTATGCTCAAGAAGTGAAAGAGCTAGATGCTTTTTTTGAAAGAACAGGCTATCCTAGAGCTCCACGCTATTACATCATAAAGTGGTTAACAGATTATATTACTGAATTTGGTATTGATGGTTATCGGGTTGATACGGTAAAACATACAGAAGAAAATGTATGGCAAGAGTTCAGAACAGCGTGTGATGTTGCTTTCGCAGAATGGAAGAAAAACAATCCTGAAAAAGTGTTAGATGATACTAATTTTTATATGGTGGGTGAAGTATATAATTATGGTATAAGTGCAGGGAAAGCCTTTGATTTTGGTGATAAAAAAGTCAATTATTTTGATAAAAGTTTTAATGCATTAATTAATTTTGAATTAAAATATGATGCCACAAAAACCTACGATAGTATTTTTGTAAAATATGATTCTCTTTTAAATACAACCCTAAAAGGGTACAGCGTTTTAAACTATTTAACCTCACATGATGACGGACAACCGTTTGATCCGGAAAGAAAAAAATCGGAACAGACAGCCAATATTTTATACTTAACACCAGGTACTTCACAAACCTATTATGGTGATGAATCGGCAAGAGACCTAATTATAGAAGGTACTCAAGGAGATGCTACGTTACGTTCTTTTATGAATTGGGACAGTATTAATGCTAATGCTAAGACAAATGGAATATTATTACATTGGCAAAAGTTGGGTAACTTTAGAAATTCACACCCTGCTGTTGGAGCCGGAAGGCATAAAAAAATTTCTGATACACCCTATGTGTTTTCAAGAGTGTATACGAAAGGAGATTTCACAGATACAGTGGTTATAGGTTTGGATTTACCAAAAGGGAAAAAAGAAATTAAGGTATCTTCAGTTTTTAAAGAGGGTATGGAGTTACATGAGGCATATTCAAACACTTCAGTTAAAGTTGAAAATGGAAAAGTAATTATGAATTCAAATTATACCATTGTGTTATTAGAACCTCTCATCATGTAA
- a CDS encoding alpha-amylase family glycosyl hydrolase — protein sequence MRSNKIYILFFMLVTIFVACDKEKQPEEKQTMKIEKSAHKKVVYQVFTRLFGNTNTTNKPWGTIEENGVGKFSDFTDKALKKIKDLGVTHIWYTGIPHHDVIRDYTEFGISNDDPDVVKGRAGSPYAVKDYYNVNPDLADNPAKRLAEFKALIKRTHKAGLQLIIDIVPNHVARNYQGLTNPEGVDDFGAKDDKTVVYDVNNNFYYVPGEAFKVPEWQNGYQPLGGENNPLADHRFEEYPAKWTGNGSRAAQPDVNDWYETVKINYGVSPDGRKDFNELPEGFENKNYQKHFDFWKDKKVPSSWVKFKDIALYWIEMGVDGFRYDMAEMVPVEFWSYMNSAIKMKNENAFLMAEVYNPDLYRDYIRKGKMDYLYDKVQLYDTIKNIMQGHGSTDHIADIEKWKKDIEHHMLHFLENHDEQRIASPEFAGNALKGKPAMVISATISTSPTLIYFGQELGEPGAENAGFGSPSRTSIFDYIGVPNLQRWVNDKKFDGGSSTDEEKSLRDFYKRLLNFTINSSAMMGAYQDIHHHNRYHTEWYNDKVLSYVRWDAAEKLIIVSNFNDSNHYGFDLQVPNDIIKKWNLKDGEYETEDQIYHKNKPTLKVEKGVGYIRIDVEPLESFILKLK from the coding sequence GGGGAACCATCGAGGAAAATGGAGTTGGAAAATTTAGTGATTTTACCGATAAAGCGTTGAAGAAAATTAAGGATTTAGGGGTAACTCATATTTGGTACACAGGTATTCCTCATCATGATGTAATTAGAGATTATACAGAGTTTGGTATTTCAAATGATGACCCTGATGTAGTTAAAGGACGTGCTGGTTCTCCCTATGCCGTTAAAGATTATTATAATGTAAATCCTGATTTAGCCGATAACCCTGCGAAAAGATTAGCCGAATTTAAAGCCTTAATTAAACGCACCCATAAAGCGGGGCTGCAACTGATTATTGACATTGTTCCAAACCATGTTGCTCGTAATTATCAAGGATTAACCAATCCAGAAGGGGTAGATGATTTTGGTGCTAAAGATGACAAAACAGTTGTTTATGACGTCAATAATAATTTTTATTATGTTCCAGGAGAGGCCTTTAAAGTACCTGAATGGCAAAATGGGTATCAACCACTAGGGGGTGAAAACAATCCACTTGCTGATCATAGGTTTGAAGAATATCCTGCAAAATGGACAGGTAATGGTTCAAGAGCAGCTCAGCCAGATGTAAATGACTGGTATGAAACAGTGAAAATTAATTATGGGGTGAGTCCCGATGGCAGAAAAGATTTTAACGAATTACCAGAAGGCTTTGAGAACAAAAATTATCAAAAGCATTTTGATTTCTGGAAGGATAAAAAAGTGCCAAGCTCATGGGTTAAATTTAAAGATATTGCTTTGTATTGGATAGAAATGGGAGTAGATGGCTTTCGATATGATATGGCTGAAATGGTTCCAGTTGAGTTTTGGAGTTATATGAACTCTGCTATAAAGATGAAAAATGAAAATGCATTTTTAATGGCTGAGGTGTACAATCCTGATTTGTATCGAGATTATATCCGTAAAGGGAAAATGGATTATCTATACGATAAAGTACAGCTTTATGATACCATTAAGAATATTATGCAAGGTCATGGCTCTACTGATCATATTGCAGATATTGAAAAATGGAAGAAAGATATTGAGCATCACATGCTTCATTTTTTAGAAAATCATGACGAACAACGAATTGCAAGTCCTGAATTTGCAGGTAATGCCTTAAAAGGAAAGCCGGCAATGGTTATTTCTGCAACTATTAGTACGTCACCAACTTTAATCTATTTTGGTCAAGAATTGGGTGAGCCTGGTGCAGAGAATGCGGGTTTTGGAAGTCCATCGAGAACTTCTATTTTCGACTATATTGGCGTACCAAATTTACAACGTTGGGTGAATGATAAAAAATTTGATGGAGGTTCATCTACCGATGAGGAAAAATCTCTAAGAGATTTTTATAAGCGGTTGTTAAACTTTACCATTAATAGTTCAGCGATGATGGGTGCGTATCAAGATATTCATCATCATAATAGATACCATACGGAATGGTATAATGATAAGGTGCTGTCTTATGTACGTTGGGATGCTGCTGAAAAATTAATAATTGTTTCAAATTTTAATGACAGTAATCATTATGGATTTGACTTGCAGGTACCCAATGATATTATCAAAAAATGGAATTTAAAGGATGGGGAATATGAAACGGAAGACCAAATCTATCATAAAAATAAACCCACATTAAAAGTAGAAAAGGGGGTGGGTTATATTAGAATAGATGTAGAACCTTTAGAGTCCTTTATTTTGAAATTAAAATAA